The following are from one region of the Paenibacillus sp. KS-LC4 genome:
- the istA gene encoding IS21 family transposase gives MGPYMEIVDTWLEEDQLLLRKQRHTGIRIFQRLQAEHSFTSGQRAALSYAKQQKGRMALERAKTYERLEHPSGEAQVDFATIQVSHKQQLMTYKLLVVSFPCSNTAFVYPTPAENQECFLEGMKQCFQQMGGVPQRMWFDNLSAVVVHIEKYGERQLTEGFQRFCAHYRMEAVFCNPYSGHEKGHVESKCGYAKRNWTVPIPLYEDHEPLATYFAEQARQDRERPHYAKGVRIAELWEADRAQWS, from the coding sequence ATGGGACCATACATGGAGATTGTGGATACCTGGTTAGAGGAAGATCAACTCCTCCTACGTAAGCAGCGGCACACGGGTATTCGGATTTTTCAACGCCTGCAAGCAGAGCATTCCTTTACCAGTGGCCAGCGAGCCGCTCTCTCTTACGCCAAGCAACAGAAGGGCCGAATGGCGCTGGAACGTGCGAAGACGTATGAGCGACTTGAGCATCCGTCAGGCGAAGCACAAGTAGATTTCGCGACGATTCAGGTTAGCCACAAACAGCAGCTTATGACGTATAAGCTACTCGTCGTGTCCTTTCCTTGCAGCAATACAGCATTTGTCTATCCGACGCCTGCGGAGAACCAGGAATGTTTTCTCGAAGGAATGAAGCAATGCTTTCAGCAAATGGGTGGGGTTCCGCAGCGCATGTGGTTCGACAATCTGTCGGCTGTAGTCGTCCACATCGAGAAGTATGGTGAGCGTCAGCTCACAGAGGGCTTTCAACGATTTTGCGCGCATTACCGAATGGAGGCTGTATTTTGTAATCCGTACAGCGGTCATGAGAAAGGGCATGTGGAAAGCAAGTGCGGCTACGCCAAACGGAACTGGACGGTACCCATTCCGCTATACGAGGACCATGAGCCATTGGCTACGTATTTCGCCGAGCAAGCTCGACAGGACCGCGAGCGACCGCACTACGCTAAGGGTGTCCGCATCGCCGAATTATGGGAGGCCGACCGCGCACAGTGGTCGTGA